Within Montipora foliosa isolate CH-2021 chromosome 3, ASM3666993v2, whole genome shotgun sequence, the genomic segment CTTACAGCATGACAGGACGTTCGTCATGCATCTGTACCTACCATCGCAAACCAATTGTTTTCCTTGTCCATTTTTGAAAAcctttttgtgacgtaaatatAACAGTCACTATTACTGCTTTCCTCAGGCCCCTCCTGAAAATGGCGAAATATGCCGGGCCGCTGCATGGGTTTTTGTGTTCGTTTCTTCCTGGGTAAGGTTGAGAAAGGGGGTATTCGTAGCCTTTTATTGAGGTGAGggcaaaaacaacaaacaaagtgaataaatctttttttcaagAATTGTATCTTAATAATGGCTTGGATGCGATGCTTTTCCAGTAAATTAGTGCTACCGACCATCCGAAAAAGCCTCGGCTTGTGTCATCTGCTAAGGTATTCGGTTTTGGCTTGCTCATCGAGTAAATCAATTTTTCCGAGGTGGCAGATTTCAGCCAAACAACGTAATTTTCTGAAAAAGCCACAGAGTCTTTAAACCGTACCTCCCTTTTGTTGACAAAGGTGTTAATATGACCAATAGTGTACAGTTATCCTTCATTCAAAGaaatcattttcagtttttttttctttcttttctttgtagGCCAGGGTTTCTACTCTCTGTTTTGGATTTACGATTGcctttggtcctttgttttcaaaaacatgGCGCGTTCACAAAATCACAAGAATAATGAGCGCAAAGAAGATGGTTAGACTTTTTTCcctgcttcttttcttttatatttacaTTTCCCTTTTTCAATGGTTTATGTTTCCTTACACGTTGGCCACGATATTATTCCTGTTTGATCGCAAATTATAGGTGCTTTCGAGTGACCGTtcttccggaataggaatacatgcaTGGAATATAGAAGCTAGAACCCTTGGTTTTcacagagattcacattaaaattgtcaaacacctgctaaaatgctattttaaacatatctttccTTGTTTCTTCTAAACGCCAGACATAgtccgttttaaatcatcattccacgtattcttatatatcggaatagggtcaatcgaacacacgcTAACTGTGGGCCATTATTAATATCTTGGGTTTCTTTTCATCGCCGAAGAAGTAAGGTATAAtataatagagagatttagaaCGGCATGCCGCTGCTCACTCAGTTCTATCATTTCTTTCTCTTTTAAGAAATAATTAAGGAGATGAAACAGGTTTCTTTGACTTTTGACAAAATGGATATCTCAGCCTGACGTTTGCCATAAAGCGATGTCAGTTTTTTATATGACAAGGAATTCTCAGGCTAAACGGATCACTCTGGCTGgtttttggtcgggattttacagtacgaaCCATCACTATAGAACAGTtcgtttccgtattttttccCTCTGCCGGGAAATTCAAGTtagccctcggtcgtttttctACCGGGACCTCTCTGGGCTCGGtacgtactgccacgacctcgggccggTAGctaacttaagcaacgacaacggcgacggcaacgagaaagtCATCTTAAAATATATATTCGCGTAATTTTAATCGCTTGGTGACTATTTcaacaagggtgtggtagtgcctcaaaaatgacactggtcggaacggcacttaatttaggggagaaaatgaacatttatcctcaagtgctgacgttcttcataaaacctcaaatttggctatttcacgttgctgttttgaTGACGATGTCAAAGAAAgaagggcgtgcaaagctattctTTTTGCACACTAAATTTATGATGTTCTTGTTCTCGTCGCCGTTGTCATTGCATGAGGCCTCAAGTATTCCCCACTACGGCCCTCGCACTCGGTTAATAAgagattattattatatactcaacagaatatcgcgtttctgattgttaatgacgaatgcataaataggttatagagtgcaatacggaagttgctatggaaacacagcaattgagtaattttgttgaatgatataataaattaaaaatcgtatgaacttgctggtgcatttcgtgatttatggtcactcgtcatgttttgaaagttctcaaattggactcgcctacggctcgtgcaattttagAACTTTCAACACTTCACCCTTGCCCATAATTTACGAAATGCATATGATTTCCTACACTAATAACGCGTGCGCTGAGAGGAAGATGGTCAGGTGACCGGAGTTTTGATCGATATTAGCTCATTTTGCATTTAATAAAGAACAGTGAAAACCCCGTATAAATTGACAGCTTACTAAAATAGAAATACCCCTGAGTAAAATTGGCAACGACAGGAGATTTGTGAACGACAAATATTATAATGGCTTTTTCAATGAGCAATTTATTATTCTAAACTGCCCGTCTTGTCTTGACTAAGGCCATCAGAGATGTACACCTTTTTGGAGTTGTTGGTGTCCTACTCGCCATGGATATGGTAATCCTCTTGACCTGGAATTTTCTGGATCCTCTAAAAAGGAAAACGACCTTTCTTCCCAGCTATGTAAGTATCATTTTAGAGTGTTCTTTAAAAGCACCCAGTTTCAGCGATCATGAGATTGGGGAAAATTACCAGATTTTTTTTCTAGCAAACAGTTCAGTATTCGTTGGTTCAATCCTACGCTTTGTTTGACCGAGCAgccattttaaagttttcaagCTAAAAGTTGAAAGAATCACCTTTATCTTGGTGGCTATTCGCCATAATTTTGACTTCAGAGACTGTCGAAGCTAATATCGTGATTTCGATTGCTATGTTTAGTCATTGCCGGGAATAACTTTTGCGCTACCTTTTCAACCAATAACATGCAACTCCATAAGCAATGGTGGCTTGCACGTGTTTATTTTTGGGCGACCTCGAATTGTGATTGGCTTATCGCGACATGCAGATGCGTCTGTTGAAGCTGTCtagagtaattactttgaagTGAAAGTCAGGAAATTCATTGCAGTTAAATAAGAAGAAAACCAGGCTTGAAAGGGACCCAAACCCATGACTATTCGATTGCGGTAAATTTGCTCTACTGGCTGAGCTATCAAATCATCTCCAAGCCGAAACTTTTCAACTTCAGCTTCTGTCCTGTAAGGGGTGAATGAAATTATTTCAGAGTGATATGTAATATAACATCATTTATGTCAACTGCGGAATCGAAATGATATGTAAGTTAGACATAAAAATCTGTAATTACTTTCGttaaagttttacaacatgctaACGAAAACTGCTCTATCCTACGTACAAATCGCTTAATAATTGTATATACTAACATACCAAGCACATCTATACAAGGAAATTTATAAATTCGCCAGACAATCGATtgtaaagggacactttgtgttggatgtcaaaattaagCGTGCATCTAACTAGGTCCagttcaggggcccgtttctcgaaagtcccgaaaacttttcgggcccgaaaagccactTGTAAAagtgccaaccgcttgttttggaagcTGATcatttaacgtgttttcaaaaagaaaataactgtgaagtttgacgacctaaatcctctccgttcttgagatacaaagggaattgtgacacccgaaaatggccggTTAAGTTTCGGGACTTCCGAAAAACGGGCCTCAGGACATAATGTGCGTGCGGGTAATAGAACTCAATATAGGTACGCTAAACCATGAATCATTTGTTTTAATTGTCTGTTACACATATTTGCAGTATGATGAAAAAGATGACAACATGCTATATTTGCCGTACGTGTACACTTGCGAGGTCAACAATATGATGATATGGTTGGGCATTTTGTATCCATACAAGGGCATTTTGTTACTGTTTGGACTATTCTTGGCTTGGGAGACGAGAAATGTCAAGATACCTGCCCTGAATGATTCTCACCATATCGGTATGTCTGCTTGGATTTTTCTCGGAATTGAAtaacaatttgttttatttaccGCAAAAAGTCTTTCCTTCAGACAACAATTACGTCGTCGCAAAAGCGCATGCATAATGCTTTTAATGTACTAGGGATCCATTTAAAGTAAAATGGAGATTACAACATTCTGTCTGCGTCGAGTCCTTAAACCCAGATATAATAGAAACTTTAGAATGGTGAATATTTCGGAAGCAAAAATGTCACTTAAAAATTTGCCTTTGCGCCGCCTGTTAAAAACGTCTGTTTACAAGATGTGGGCATTAACCTTGGCAAGCGTATTTGCCTTAAGGGGGTTTGCGAACAGTGGCCGTTACGCCAGTTGGCAACGCTCCATTACAAGAATATCCTTGCAATCGATTGGATGAGGAAAACGGTAATCGTACTGCAAGTTCGGCAAGGATTTCAGtgcgtttgtttttgtttgtttgtttgtttattttttctgcgAGAATACAACAGGAAAATCAGGTGAAGAATCTGTCGCTATGTAACCGCagtgcatgctcaacacagtgagtttcgagcCATGGCAGAAGCTTCTTTTTCCGTACTCGTCAGCCAAGTGAACGCAGAATAAAAAAGAGACTTGTGCTAGCAGGGAATGGGCAATTTTCGCGgtagcgtcatttgactacaactgccagaattcagtttgtttttcttttattcgtATTTCGTATTCttagtggggtaaaaataacgatagctcaaataggccattttacagttgtttgctctgcgacctagcctatgaatggctgcgaggctgccggtgaccttgcattgatacagtcccgactgcttttatcatgcaaattgtgttgttgtaattctaattagtccgtattaacattataAAAGCatggaggtttgtatcaaaacagggtcaccggcagcctcgcttccattcgtaggccaggtaacttagctacaactgtaaaatggtctattagcatgagacaagcaaaacctgtaGGCTTCTgctacttgtagtcaaatggcgtcatcatgcgaATGTCCTATTTGTCTGAAAGTCATGTTGATAAATAATAATGTCTACCCATATCTGTATTTTTATTGGTAGGCGTTGCCGTTTACAACGTTGTTATAGTTTGCATCGTTGGGACACCCGTGGTTTTGTTTGTTCAACCCTACCAATTTGAGACAGCGTTCATGGTCACAGCCATCTGTATATTCTTCTGCACGACGTCCACACTGTGTATCGTCTTTATACCAAAGGTAACACGGCTTCGGCATTTTTCATTACAATTTTCTCCTGTCAACGTACGTATGACGTATCATTCGGAGGTCGACCGGTGAAAGGGATACCATGGCGCAGAATGGCCGGacatcattaatattcatatgacTAATCATCGCATTAGCATACAAGTGACGCGCtgaagcgcgaaatttgaaagcgaCAAACTACATAATTAAAAGAAATGGCGCCAGAAATGGGCAAACGCCCaaatttaattttcattctAAAAGCATCTCGGTTGTAAAAGTCCTAACTTTTGAAGACCAGATTACCCTTATTTTATCGAGACGCTCGGGAGATGGACACGACTTGTAAAAACTATTGCAAATTTGAGTTAAAATGCGATCGATTTTTCAGCCATTTTATATGAGAAttcaaaaatgctttttttccatttaaaatttcttgtttgtGGACCAACTTTTTTATGAACTTGTAGCATGCAATAGTTTCTTTAAAGAGTAAATCCAGACATTAACTTAAAATGTCAAATATAGCGGCAAAGGATTTACTTGGAAATTTGCGCTCTTTTATTTCGTATCACATAATGAGCAGATAATGAGCCATTTTGCTCATGAATATGTATAAATGCAGGCACACTGGGTTCATGAATCTTGCTTTAGCTCCGCCTCCACTGTTCCCTCGGATTTTCCATAAAGGTTGACAATGTACTTTTCAGTCTACCGGATTTTGTTACGACCTTTGGCGAACATTTACGATTGAAGCCGACATCCAAAGTCGTAAGTTATCACCAGAGTGAGGATTTGGCACCAGACCAGTGTTGTTCTCACACAGGAGATAGTGTTTGCAGTAATCTTTCAAATTCTGCTCAGCGGAAATAGCAAAATGCTGACGTACTCGCTGTTTTCCTAGAAAATGAAGTCTAGGACCCCAACTATCAAAATTCCTGATTTACAGACGCATTTCAAGGCTACTGAAACTTTCCAATATACGACCTTCTCATCTCGCTGCACTGTAGCTCTTAAAAGAACTTTAACAAAGGAGAAGCACTGCGTCTTTCGAGAACTCAGTCAAAGAAAGTTATTAGAAAAACCACTCTTTGAACCAAAGGCTCTGTGAAAGCGGCTATCCTATAAGAGTCGTACCCTATCGTTGACCTTCCATGGGCATCGTCTCTTAGTTTATGTACTAATTGACTATTATTCTAGGAGGAcgtgctggatatgaagtgatagataaccaacgaggtgCGTACGTAGCGCCGAGTTCGTTataatcatttcatatccagcatgcccgagtggaataattgttttagtaaaaacttcaggatcaacaactcttccatgttgatCTTATTtatctgcctcggtcaattctgGTCCATAACGGATTTTGTCAGCCATTGTTTTCTCAAAactgcaaaattgttttcagtttgctgacgcgttccttaaCCACATTAGGTACCGCaggtatagatcgttttcactgtcacccAACAAATTAATAAAATCGAAACCGTTCAAAGAAGTAAGCCAAAAACTTGAAGGAGACAAATTTATAAATCACCTCACCAACTCTCAGATATGTGCGGTCCATcttttctgagttatttgtcaaaGAGTTCCACGcaagagttttgtatggagccgccatgttggtgcaccacCGTTGTGccccaatatggcggccagctCCAGAAATCCACACGAACATCTAGGATTTTAGCGATGAAAGCGCTCACTTTTCGCTTGTGAGATAAAATACacgtgtatgaacacatcttcttatgtacttgaaacgctcagactgctgagattcataggcatagacattttttcaaccaaataactttgtatcaaggtgacaattcggaaattcaaaaagcagtattttcgaaacgaaagacgtcatcttcaacctccgcAAGATAAAAATTCATAACACCTTGTGGTTTTGATTTTATGAGTATTGTGCTCCGCTATAAATAACCAACtagctaaataaataaacaaataaagtttcaatttcataaaTCTATCCTGCATGCATGGCCGTGTAAGAAATTCAGACTTTCTGTGGTTGCCGACAATATCTTTAAacaaaagggttttttttcctgcaaataaataaattttagtaAAAGGTTAATTTCGAGGCAATGAAAGGCTTACAACAGAACAACAGAAATAAACACATAATGTACTAAGTACCTTAATTTCAAAACACTAGTCCCATAAATTGTTTTTTACCCTGAGCCAGACTGTAATTCGAAAGTTTATTCGTAAAACCGGTACCAGGAGTGAATTAGGTAATAATGTTTCTCTGTCAATTTGGACTTAGTTTTAGATTACGATGCAcacacgcgtgactgcttctgctaTGTTTCTTCAGGGACATGACATCTGATTTCCGCGGGAACGTGTATTCTAAAATTaaactcatttgtgactgtgctggggagcccaatACCCATGTGTAATTCACGCGTGGTAAAACCCAGTTTGAGGTTATAGAGGCTGGATATCCACTCGAAGGAAAAAATGTTGGACCCAGCCATTCTCGTGTGGCAAGTCCTTTATATGATCAGTTACCTGCGGTGCTTTCAAGTAGTCTCCCCATTTCCACCTCCTCTACTAGCTAATATGAATGAGTGCTAAATTAAGCATGTCTGGTATTGGATAACTTCCCGTTTCTACCGATCTACAGTGTGGCAGCGATCACACGCCTTTCACTCACGCATTTTGACTGGCTAATTTTAGAGATCACCCTAAAAAGCTTTAGATCAAGGCGCGGTAAAAAGGCAATCATTTATTCAAAATCCATTACCTGCTGATAGCTTTagtaaataaagaataaatgctataccgagtgattgcattgtgactaaacttgatagacaacaaatgcaaggaaacgatgttatgtgcttgtaatatttcgatataaatctaTATCATCTTCGGACTAAGGCGGGATACAAGTAGCAGAATTTAAATACCGCGAGATTGTGCAACAGTATAATCACgtgaaagtgaaaaacaaagaaacgaaactgtCAGGAGAATAGGCGGAGTTCTCTACTGGCTTTTAAGCCATTGTTCAGAAATGGTGTTAGACGCTTAATATGGTAAGCTTCTTTATATAGTAATAGATTCCAGTTATCATCGCGATCTATTATGTTAGTGTTATCACGCACGGTTTGGGCGAAGAAGGAGGGAGA encodes:
- the LOC137994626 gene encoding gamma-aminobutyric acid type B receptor subunit 2-like translates to MKFEWQGGNPPKDRQGKRNDLITMPKTMFIFMCVSGSLGICLAFALLCFNVRNRNIRLIKMSSPNLNNATILGCILSYISAILYAFDGNHVTDQLCKARVSTLCFGFTIAFGPLFSKTWRVHKITRIMSAKKMAIRDVHLFGVVGVLLAMDMVILLTWNFLDPLKRKTTFLPSYYDEKDDNMLYLPYVYTCEVNNMMIWLGILYPYKGILLLFGLFLAWETRNVKIPALNDSHHIGVAVYNVVIVCIVGTPVVLFVQPYQFETAFMVTAICIFFCTTSTLCIVFIPKIAALRKCDSKDPKIGIRTFASLEHYSAADLANYIASTFDKEREMKQLEALLKVLQMEKEKIIENDSAYATKL